The following coding sequences lie in one Chelmon rostratus isolate fCheRos1 chromosome 2, fCheRos1.pri, whole genome shotgun sequence genomic window:
- the si:dkey-43k4.5 gene encoding potassium voltage-gated channel subfamily S member 2, which produces MVKESLPSWVRQDSDEGLVHVNVGGLKRSLCSSTLKKFPDTRLGKLLACDSEEDILQVCDDYDVQQKEFYFDRNPGLFPYVLHFYQTGKLHIMDELCVFSFSQEIEYWGINEFFLDTCCSYRYHDRKLESSRHRSWDDESDVSSIDTSVDEISDLKRDMQHFQEVRYGNIRKCLWLTLENPGYSIPSKLFSLVSIGVVLTSIAIMCINSMPEYQTFDSEGKLMEDTTMQALEVFCTCWFTFEVATRLLLAPNRKKFFHHPLNIIDVVSVAPIYITLVFDLTVGSESELGDLGRLIQVFRLMRIFRVLKLARHSTGLRSLGATLRHSYREVGILLLYLAVGVSVFSGIAYTAEYEEDVGLDTIPACWWWGTVSMTTVGYGDVVPVTVAGKLAAGGCILGGTLVVALPITIIFNKFSHFYRRQKALEASVRNNNRRKARLSCEKEPGEDEEDEEEGSDGDSRCLDDDDIDDIEDDIDYEDDGGVINYSYVEHPSYTSILRKKELHQL; this is translated from the exons ATGGTGAAGGAGAGTCTGCCCAGCTGGGTCCGCCAGGACTCTGACGAGGGTCTCGTCCACGTGAACGTCGGCGGTCTAAAGAGGAGCCTCTGTTCCAGCACGCTGAAGAAATTTCCAGACACCAGACTGGGAAAACTGCTGGCATGTGACTCAGAGGAAGatatactgcag GTGTGTGATGACTATGACGTCCAGCAGAAggagttttattttgataggAATCCCGGCTTGTTTCCTTATGTCCTCCACTTTTACCAGACCGGCAAACTGCACATCATGGACGAGCTGTGTGTCTTCTCCTTCAG TCAGGAGATCGAGTACTGGGGCATCAACGAGTTCTTCCTGGACACTTGCTGCAGTTACCGTTACCACGACCGCAAGCTGGAGAGCAGCCGGCATCGCAGCTGGGACGACGAGAGCGACGTCAGCAGCATAGACACGTCTGTGGACGAGATATCCGACTTAAAAAG AGACATGCAGCACTTCCAGGAGGTGCGTTATGGGAACATCAGGAAGTGTCTGTGGCTGACGCTGGAGAACCCGGGATACTCCATCCCCAGCAAGCTCTTCAGCCTGGTCTCCATCGGGGTGGTGCTCACATCCATCGCCATCATGTGCATTAACAGCATGCCAGAGTATCAG ACGTTTGACAGCGAAGGGAAGCTGATGGAGGACACGACCATGCAGGCTCTGGAGGTGTTCTGCACCTGCTGGTTCACCTTcgag GTGGCGACACGGCTGCTGCTCGCACCAAACAGGAAGAAGTTCTTCCACCACCCTCTGAACATCATCGACGTGGTGTCTGTGGCTCCCATCTACATCACGCTGGTCTTTGACTTGACCGTGGGGTCCGAGTCTGAACTGGGAGACCTGGGACGACTCATACAG GTGTTCAGGTTAATGAGGATCTTCAGAGTTTTGAAGCTGGCTCGACACTCGACCGGTCTGCGCTCACTGGGAGCGACTCTGCGG CACAGTTACCGTGAGGTCggcatcctgctgctgtatctGGCTGTCGGAGTGTCCGTCTTCTCTGGTATCGCTTACACTGCCGAATACGAGGAG GACGTGGGTCTGGACACCATCCCGGCCTGCTGGTGGTGGGGGACGGTCAGCATGACCACGGTGGGCTACGGGGACGTGGTGCCCGTCACGGTGGCCGGGAAGCTGGCGGCCGGCGGCTGCATTCTGGGCGGCACCCTGGTGGTGGCGCTGcccatcaccatcatcttcaACAAGTTCTCGCACTTCTACCGCCGGCAGAAAGCTCTGGAGGCGTCGGTGAGGAACAACAACCGCAGGAAGGCGAGGCTGAGCTGCGAGAAGGAGCCaggggaggacgaggaggacgaggaagagggaTCGGACGGGGACAGCCGGTGTCTGGACGATGACGATATCGACGACATCGAGGATGATATAGATTACGAGGACGACGGAGGTGTAATCAATTATAGCTACGTGGAACATCCGTCATACACGTCAATACTGAGGAAGAAGGAGCTGCATCAGCTGTGA